The following coding sequences are from one Bradyrhizobium sp. WSM471 window:
- a CDS encoding TMEM175 family protein — protein MTELKSDQFEMRRLESLSNTIFGVAMTLLAYDLPRAAVFSSAPDWNDLARVYSGKLAGLALSFIIAGVFWISHHRRLARQPVGSRGAVILNLFFLLSIVLLPVTNGLYTNYPVSSAVAVLYGLHLTAIAGLNAWLWWRILGGWRHEIMASLFPLLVFIPGTVVAAFAPQVAPFVWFIAFGGLLIQRFYVGPTGPNN, from the coding sequence ATGACCGAGCTCAAATCCGACCAGTTCGAGATGCGGCGGCTGGAATCGCTCAGCAACACCATCTTTGGCGTCGCCATGACGCTGCTCGCCTACGATCTGCCCAGGGCCGCGGTGTTCAGCAGCGCGCCGGACTGGAACGATCTCGCCCGGGTCTATTCCGGCAAGCTCGCGGGTCTTGCGCTCAGCTTCATCATCGCCGGCGTGTTCTGGATCAGCCATCACCGGCGGCTGGCGCGCCAGCCCGTCGGCAGCCGCGGCGCGGTGATCCTCAATCTGTTCTTCCTGCTCTCGATCGTGCTGCTGCCGGTGACCAACGGCCTCTACACCAACTACCCCGTGAGCAGTGCGGTCGCCGTGCTCTACGGCCTGCACCTGACCGCGATCGCCGGCCTCAATGCCTGGCTGTGGTGGAGGATCCTGGGCGGCTGGCGCCATGAGATCATGGCCTCGCTGTTTCCGCTGCTGGTGTTCATCCCGGGCACGGTCGTTGCGGCGTTCGCGCCGCAGGTCGCGCCGTTCGTATGGTTCATCGCCTTCGGCGGGCTGCTGATACAGCGCTTCTATGTCGGGCCGACCGGGCCGAACAATTAG
- a CDS encoding ATP-dependent helicase, producing MATYLDTLNAEQRRAVEHGVADGATVGAPLLVIAGAGSGKTNTLAHRVAHLIVAGSDPRRILLMTFSRRAAAEMAGRVERIARKVLGENNAAIMRDALSWAGTFHGIGARLLREYAERIGVDPAFTIHDREDSADLMNLVRHERGLSKTESRFPAKGTCLSIYSRCVNAEMEIEKVLGVHYPWCAGWAAELKGLFAAYVEAKQAQHVLDYDDLLLYWSQMMSDALIAEEIGGRFDHVLVDEYQDTNRLQSSILLALKPDGRGLTVVGDDAQSIYSFRAATVRNILDFPQSFSPRAEMITLDRNYRSTQPVLAAANGVIGLARERFTKNLWTDRAGTQKPQLVTVHDEADQARYIVEEVLANREQGALLKHQAVLFRTSSHSGPLEIELTRRNIPFVKFGGLKFLDAAHVKDVLALLRFAENPRDRVAGFRILHLLPGIGPATAQRVLDQMAESSDPLAVLGQLPVPPRTGADWTDFVRTIENLRYSEWPTDLERVRLWYEPHLDRLHEDSETRRADLMQLEQIASGYASREKFLTELTLDPPDATSDKSGPPLRDEDYLILSTIHSAKGQEWKSVFVLNVVDGCMPSDLGAGTSAELEEERRLLYVAMTRAKDDLHLVVPQRFFVHGQAAKGDRHVYASRTRFIPEPLVYLFERTAWPKAGASSARTAAQGPKVDIGARMRGMWR from the coding sequence GTGGCGACATATCTGGACACGCTCAATGCGGAGCAACGCCGCGCCGTGGAGCATGGCGTGGCCGATGGCGCGACCGTGGGCGCGCCCCTGCTCGTCATCGCCGGTGCGGGCTCCGGCAAGACCAATACGCTGGCCCATCGCGTCGCGCATTTGATCGTCGCGGGGAGCGATCCGCGCCGCATCCTCCTGATGACGTTTTCGCGCCGCGCAGCGGCCGAGATGGCCGGCCGGGTCGAGCGCATCGCCCGAAAAGTGCTCGGCGAGAACAACGCCGCGATCATGCGCGACGCGCTCAGCTGGGCCGGCACGTTCCACGGCATCGGCGCACGGTTGCTGCGCGAATATGCCGAGCGGATCGGCGTCGATCCTGCCTTCACCATCCACGACCGCGAGGATTCCGCCGACCTGATGAACCTGGTCCGGCACGAGCGCGGATTGTCGAAGACGGAGAGCCGCTTTCCCGCCAAGGGCACATGCCTGTCGATCTACTCGCGCTGCGTCAATGCCGAGATGGAGATCGAGAAGGTGTTGGGGGTGCACTATCCCTGGTGCGCAGGCTGGGCGGCCGAGCTGAAGGGCCTGTTCGCAGCCTATGTCGAGGCCAAGCAGGCCCAGCACGTGCTCGATTACGACGACCTCCTGCTCTACTGGTCGCAGATGATGAGCGATGCGCTGATCGCGGAAGAAATCGGCGGCCGCTTCGATCACGTCTTGGTCGACGAATATCAGGACACCAACCGGCTGCAATCCTCGATCCTGCTGGCGCTGAAGCCGGACGGTCGCGGCCTCACCGTCGTCGGCGACGACGCGCAGTCGATCTATTCGTTCCGCGCCGCCACTGTCCGCAACATCCTGGATTTTCCGCAGAGCTTCTCGCCCCGAGCCGAGATGATCACGCTCGACCGCAACTACCGCTCGACGCAACCCGTGCTGGCGGCGGCCAACGGCGTCATCGGCCTGGCGCGCGAGCGCTTCACAAAAAACCTCTGGACCGACCGCGCCGGCACGCAAAAACCACAGCTCGTCACCGTGCACGACGAGGCCGACCAGGCCCGCTACATCGTCGAGGAGGTGCTGGCCAATCGCGAGCAAGGCGCGCTCTTGAAGCACCAGGCGGTGCTGTTCCGGACGTCCTCGCATTCCGGCCCGCTGGAGATCGAGCTGACCCGCCGCAACATCCCGTTCGTGAAATTCGGCGGGCTGAAATTCCTCGATGCCGCGCACGTCAAGGACGTGCTGGCGCTGCTGCGCTTTGCCGAAAACCCACGCGACCGCGTCGCGGGATTTCGCATCCTGCATCTCTTGCCCGGCATCGGACCTGCGACGGCGCAGCGCGTGCTCGACCAGATGGCGGAGAGCTCCGATCCGCTGGCTGTGCTCGGCCAGCTCCCGGTGCCGCCGCGCACCGGCGCGGACTGGACCGACTTCGTCCGCACGATCGAAAATTTGCGCTATTCGGAATGGCCGACTGACCTCGAACGCGTGCGGCTCTGGTACGAACCGCATCTCGATCGCCTCCACGAGGATTCCGAGACGCGCCGCGCCGATCTGATGCAGCTCGAGCAGATCGCGAGCGGCTATGCCTCGCGCGAGAAATTCCTGACCGAGCTCACGCTCGATCCGCCGGATGCGACCAGCGACAAATCCGGACCACCCTTGCGCGACGAGGACTATCTGATCCTCTCCACCATCCACTCCGCCAAGGGCCAGGAGTGGAAATCGGTATTCGTGCTCAACGTCGTCGACGGCTGCATGCCGTCGGATCTCGGCGCCGGCACCAGCGCCGAGCTCGAGGAGGAACGCCGCCTGCTCTATGTCGCGATGACGCGCGCCAAGGACGATCTGCACCTCGTGGTGCCGCAGCGCTTCTTCGTCCACGGCCAGGCCGCCAAGGGCGACCGCCACGTCTACGCCTCGCGCACCCGCTTCATCCCGGAGCCGCTCGTCTATCTGTTCGAGCGCACAGCCTGGCCAAAGGCCGGCGCAAGCTCAGCGCGCACTGCCGCGCAAGGGCCAAAGGTCGACATCGGCGCGCGGATGCGCGGGATGTGGCGGTAG
- a CDS encoding LLM class flavin-dependent oxidoreductase, giving the protein MTAPLEFGLDTFGDVTRDASGAMLPHAQVIRNVVDEAVLADDLGLDFIGLGEHHRADFAISSPETVLAAIASRTRRIHLGSAVTVLSSDDPIRVFQRFATLDALSNGRAEVILGRGSFTESFPLFGFDLRAYEALFEEKLDLFVALLSQEPVTWEGKLRPPLKGQLVYPPVENGTLKTWIGVGGSPQSVVRAAHYDLPLMLAIIGGDPSRFAPFVDLYRRAFREFGRPAQPIGVHSPGYVAETDEQAREELWPDYKAMRDRIGKERGWPPMGRDEFVSEAEHGSLYVGSPETVARKIARTAKALGISRFQLKYSAGPLPHGKLMKSIELYGGKVVPMVREMMG; this is encoded by the coding sequence ATGACCGCACCGCTCGAATTCGGACTGGACACCTTTGGCGACGTCACCAGGGACGCCTCCGGCGCGATGCTTCCGCACGCACAGGTGATCCGCAACGTCGTCGACGAGGCGGTGCTGGCCGACGACCTCGGCCTCGATTTCATCGGCCTCGGCGAGCATCACCGCGCCGACTTCGCGATCTCCTCCCCTGAGACCGTGCTGGCCGCCATCGCGTCGCGGACCAGGCGCATCCATCTCGGCTCGGCCGTGACGGTGCTGAGCTCGGACGATCCGATCCGCGTCTTCCAGCGCTTTGCCACGCTGGACGCGCTCTCGAACGGGCGCGCCGAGGTGATCCTCGGCCGCGGCTCGTTCACGGAGTCCTTTCCACTGTTCGGTTTCGACCTGCGGGCTTACGAAGCGCTGTTCGAGGAGAAGCTCGATCTGTTCGTAGCCCTGCTGTCGCAGGAGCCGGTGACCTGGGAAGGCAAGCTGCGTCCGCCACTGAAGGGGCAGCTGGTCTATCCCCCGGTCGAGAACGGCACGCTGAAGACCTGGATCGGCGTCGGCGGCAGTCCGCAATCGGTGGTGCGCGCCGCGCATTACGACCTGCCCTTGATGCTCGCGATCATCGGCGGCGATCCCTCGCGCTTCGCGCCCTTCGTCGATCTCTATCGCCGCGCGTTCAGGGAGTTCGGCCGCCCGGCACAGCCGATCGGCGTGCACTCGCCCGGCTATGTCGCCGAGACCGATGAGCAGGCGCGCGAGGAGCTGTGGCCCGACTACAAGGCGATGCGCGACCGCATCGGCAAGGAACGCGGCTGGCCACCGATGGGCCGCGACGAATTCGTGAGCGAGGCCGAGCACGGTTCGCTCTATGTCGGCTCGCCGGAGACCGTCGCGCGCAAGATCGCCAGAACCGCAAAGGCACTCGGCATTTCGCGCTTTCAACTGAAGTATTCAGCGGGCCCGCTGCCGCATGGGAAGCTGATGAAGAGCATCGAGCTCTACGGGGGGAAGGTGGTGCCGATGGTGCGGGAGATGATGGGGTGA
- the rlmB gene encoding 23S rRNA (guanosine(2251)-2'-O)-methyltransferase RlmB, which translates to MKDRKFNPRGPRGGSKPFNRPGKSAGRPVRRDRDSDTDGPVILYGWHTVTMALANPQRQIRKLTLTENAARRLADEDIAIPVTPEIVRPQEIDRLLSPDAVHQGLLAEADPLPSPDIEDLEQDGIVLVLDQITDPHNVGAILRSAAAFAVKAIVTTARHSPEATGVLAKAASGALELVPMVTVQNLARALTTLNELGFQTVGLDSEGSADLSDVTLREPLALVLGAEGKGLRQLTRETCSVVARLDMPGEIKSLNVSNAAVLSLYVGASRLGLMKR; encoded by the coding sequence ATGAAGGATCGAAAATTCAACCCGAGGGGCCCCCGCGGTGGGTCTAAGCCCTTCAACAGGCCCGGAAAATCGGCCGGCCGCCCGGTCCGGCGCGATCGCGATTCGGACACCGACGGGCCTGTCATCCTCTACGGCTGGCACACCGTCACCATGGCGCTCGCCAACCCCCAGCGGCAGATCCGCAAGCTGACGCTGACCGAGAACGCCGCAAGGCGTCTGGCGGACGAGGACATCGCGATCCCGGTCACGCCCGAGATCGTCCGGCCCCAGGAGATCGACCGGCTGCTGTCGCCCGACGCCGTGCACCAGGGCCTGCTCGCCGAGGCCGATCCCCTGCCCTCGCCAGACATCGAGGATCTGGAGCAGGACGGCATCGTGCTGGTGCTCGACCAGATCACCGATCCGCACAATGTCGGCGCGATCCTGCGCTCGGCGGCGGCGTTTGCGGTGAAGGCGATCGTCACCACGGCGCGCCACAGTCCGGAAGCGACCGGCGTGCTGGCCAAGGCCGCCTCCGGCGCGCTGGAGCTCGTCCCGATGGTGACGGTGCAAAACCTCGCCCGCGCACTGACCACGCTGAACGAGCTCGGCTTCCAGACTGTCGGGCTGGACAGTGAAGGCAGCGCGGATCTCTCGGACGTCACGCTGCGCGAGCCGCTCGCGCTGGTGCTGGGCGCGGAAGGCAAGGGCCTGCGGCAATTGACGCGCGAGACCTGCAGCGTCGTGGCGCGGCTCGACATGCCCGGCGAGATCAAGAGCCTCAACGTCTCGAATGCCGCCGTGCTCTCGCTCTATGTCGGCGCGAGCCGTCTCGGGCTGATGAAGCGGTAA
- a CDS encoding Crp/Fnr family transcriptional regulator, whose amino-acid sequence MNNAEIFEPFLKRLRVSTEIDEEDEVAIRNLPITVKRMAGGQPVVSLGDRPSACCLVVDGFILRSKIVGNGHRQIMAFHQPGDIPDLQGLFLHVMDHDVSTLGDSVLGFIPHAAVRSLIGKRPNVAQALWRDTLTDAAIFREWICNVGQREATSRVAHLVLELYTRLKAIGRADGLSFDFPASQALLADAVGTSVVHMNRVVQQLRAQRVLDLERGRISILDEARLRQIADFDVLYLHLNPSL is encoded by the coding sequence ATGAATAACGCGGAAATTTTCGAACCTTTCTTGAAGCGGTTGCGGGTCAGCACCGAAATTGACGAAGAGGATGAGGTCGCCATCCGCAATCTGCCAATCACGGTGAAGCGGATGGCTGGCGGTCAACCGGTCGTTTCTCTCGGAGATCGGCCTTCGGCATGCTGCCTTGTCGTTGATGGCTTTATCCTGAGATCAAAGATCGTCGGCAATGGCCACCGCCAAATCATGGCTTTTCACCAACCCGGCGACATTCCCGATCTGCAGGGTCTTTTTCTCCATGTGATGGACCATGACGTCAGCACGCTTGGCGATAGCGTTCTCGGCTTCATTCCCCATGCAGCCGTGCGCTCACTGATAGGAAAGCGGCCCAACGTGGCGCAAGCGCTTTGGCGCGATACACTGACCGACGCCGCGATCTTCCGGGAGTGGATTTGCAACGTTGGTCAACGCGAAGCCACAAGCCGCGTGGCGCACCTCGTGCTTGAGCTTTACACCAGATTGAAGGCGATCGGCCGAGCGGACGGCCTGTCCTTCGATTTTCCGGCCTCTCAGGCACTCCTCGCCGACGCCGTTGGCACGAGCGTGGTTCACATGAATCGAGTCGTTCAACAGCTGCGTGCTCAGCGCGTGTTGGACCTGGAGCGGGGAAGAATATCGATCCTTGATGAAGCCAGGCTGCGTCAAATTGCAGACTTCGACGTGCTTTACCTTCATCTCAATCCGTCGCTCTGA
- a CDS encoding GFA family protein — translation MISARCRCGALALSLPGPSSLVVACHCIDCQRRTGAPFGVGAFYPAEAVTISGTSKEYVRTAASGGKVRSYFCPECGSTVYWKADNLPAMIGVAVGAIAVPNYPAPIRSVFEQSKHAWVEISEAEHFQQSSAPKHSK, via the coding sequence ATGATCAGCGCGAGATGTCGTTGCGGCGCTCTGGCGCTGTCGCTTCCCGGACCTTCCAGCCTCGTCGTCGCCTGCCACTGCATTGACTGCCAGCGTCGAACCGGCGCGCCGTTCGGGGTCGGTGCGTTCTATCCGGCGGAGGCGGTCACGATTTCGGGGACGTCGAAGGAATACGTCCGGACAGCCGCAAGCGGCGGCAAGGTTCGCAGCTATTTTTGCCCCGAGTGCGGTTCGACGGTCTATTGGAAGGCGGACAATCTGCCTGCGATGATCGGCGTTGCCGTGGGCGCGATCGCGGTTCCGAACTACCCGGCGCCCATCCGCTCGGTTTTCGAACAGTCGAAACATGCCTGGGTGGAAATATCAGAGGCTGAGCACTTCCAGCAAAGCAGCGCACCGAAGCATTCGAAGTGA
- a CDS encoding PQQ-binding-like beta-propeller repeat protein, which yields MRPSVVVVAFLVWCCAPALAQQDGAALYASHCAQCHDGGDGQSRVPSRGAMLGMSLDHVLGTLTSGSMAAIAKDRSESERRAIAAFVTGKAAVGDHAVDAEGRCTQQLNFFPQPLDGPRWNGWGVDAGNSRFQPAGMAGLTAEEVPRLRLKWAYAFPGASVSFAPPTIVGGLLFIGGTDRKVHALDARSGCTLWTLPTDAAVRAAISFGPLPGTDRFAIFFGDLRANAYAVNALTGALIWKTKIEEHPAARITGAPTLHSGVLYVPVSSLEEAAGSQASYECCTFRGSVVALEAVTGKQVWQAYTIPEVPHPTGKNARGTQLFGPSGAAVWSAPTIDPKRNAVYVATSNSYSNPPAATADAVLAFELATGKLLWKQQATPSDAFIVACFGADKTNCPEDHGPDHDFGQSPILVTLRDGRRVLAIAQKSGVVHALDPDDGGKILWQTRIGKGGALGGSEWGSAADQDRIYVANSDVRFLRDGTRRLDSTQGGGLFGLDLASGKIAMEVSPVACGDRLQCSPALSAAVSLIPGVVFSGGVSGFLRAYATADGKLLWEYDTARDYTTVNGAAAHGGAIDGPGPIIAGGMLYTNSGYGQWGGVAGNALLAFEVAKE from the coding sequence ATGAGACCGAGTGTCGTGGTCGTCGCCTTCCTGGTCTGGTGCTGCGCGCCCGCGCTGGCGCAGCAGGACGGCGCTGCGCTCTACGCAAGCCACTGCGCGCAATGTCACGATGGCGGCGATGGCCAGAGCCGTGTGCCGAGCCGCGGAGCCATGCTGGGGATGTCGTTAGATCATGTGCTGGGAACGCTGACTTCCGGCAGCATGGCGGCGATTGCGAAGGACCGCAGTGAATCGGAACGGCGCGCGATTGCTGCCTTCGTCACCGGAAAGGCCGCGGTGGGGGACCATGCAGTCGATGCGGAGGGACGCTGCACGCAGCAGCTCAACTTCTTCCCGCAGCCGCTCGATGGTCCGCGCTGGAATGGGTGGGGTGTCGACGCTGGCAACAGCCGCTTCCAGCCGGCCGGCATGGCCGGGCTGACCGCGGAAGAGGTGCCGCGCCTGCGGCTGAAATGGGCTTATGCCTTTCCCGGCGCCTCGGTGTCGTTTGCGCCGCCGACGATTGTGGGCGGTCTGCTGTTCATCGGCGGTACTGACCGCAAGGTGCACGCGCTCGATGCGCGAAGCGGCTGCACGCTGTGGACGCTGCCGACTGATGCCGCGGTGCGCGCGGCGATCAGCTTCGGGCCGCTTCCCGGCACCGATCGGTTCGCGATCTTCTTCGGTGACTTGCGCGCCAATGCCTATGCGGTGAACGCACTGACTGGCGCGCTGATCTGGAAGACGAAGATCGAGGAGCATCCGGCAGCGCGCATCACCGGAGCGCCGACGCTACATTCCGGCGTGCTCTACGTCCCGGTCTCCTCGCTCGAGGAGGCCGCCGGTTCGCAGGCCAGTTACGAATGCTGTACTTTCCGCGGCAGCGTGGTCGCGCTCGAGGCCGTGACCGGCAAGCAGGTGTGGCAGGCCTACACGATTCCGGAGGTGCCGCACCCGACCGGCAAGAATGCAAGAGGCACGCAGCTGTTCGGCCCGTCCGGCGCGGCGGTGTGGTCGGCACCGACGATTGATCCGAAACGCAACGCCGTCTACGTCGCGACCAGCAATTCCTATTCGAATCCGCCGGCCGCAACCGCCGATGCGGTCCTCGCTTTCGAGCTTGCGACCGGTAAGCTGCTCTGGAAGCAGCAGGCGACCCCGAGCGACGCCTTCATTGTCGCGTGCTTCGGCGCGGACAAGACCAATTGTCCTGAAGATCACGGACCCGACCACGATTTTGGCCAGTCGCCGATTCTCGTGACCTTGCGCGATGGCAGGCGCGTTCTCGCCATCGCGCAGAAGTCCGGCGTCGTGCACGCGCTTGATCCTGATGATGGCGGCAAGATTCTGTGGCAGACGCGGATCGGGAAGGGCGGTGCGCTCGGCGGCAGCGAGTGGGGCTCGGCCGCCGATCAGGATCGCATCTATGTCGCTAACTCCGACGTGCGGTTCCTGCGCGATGGTACGCGGCGGCTCGATTCCACCCAAGGCGGAGGTCTGTTCGGCCTCGACCTCGCCAGTGGAAAAATTGCAATGGAAGTATCTCCCGTCGCCTGTGGCGATCGCCTCCAATGCAGCCCTGCGCTGTCGGCTGCCGTGAGCCTGATCCCCGGCGTCGTGTTTTCCGGCGGCGTCAGCGGCTTCCTGCGCGCCTACGCGACAGCCGACGGAAAGCTGTTGTGGGAATACGACACGGCGCGAGACTATACGACGGTGAACGGCGCGGCTGCTCATGGCGGCGCGATCGACGGCCCCGGGCCGATCATCGCTGGCGGAATGCTGTACACCAATTCCGGCTACGGACAGTGGGGCGGCGTCGCCGGCAACGCACTGCTGGCGTTCGAGGTTGCGAAGGAGTGA
- a CDS encoding class I SAM-dependent methyltransferase, with the protein MISKRPPVLAHERFAADRNNFAGLDLAARFARIERTNLWGAASSVSGLGSEDPATAAVREMLPPLLQRLGAHSLLDAPCGDAGWIGRIKLDLDYTGIDIVPSLIAANRQRVAGGELSGRFLVADITRDALPRADVVLCRDCLVHLSFRNIVRAVANFRASGAHFLLVTTFPKWEGNRDCEDGDWRALNMEKAPFDWPAPRALINERCEEGGGGWRDKSLGLWALDELPDRVLTAPGI; encoded by the coding sequence ATGATCTCCAAGCGTCCACCCGTGCTCGCCCATGAGCGGTTCGCCGCCGACCGCAACAATTTCGCGGGCCTCGACCTCGCCGCGCGGTTCGCGCGGATCGAGCGGACAAACCTGTGGGGCGCGGCCAGTTCGGTGTCGGGCCTCGGCTCGGAGGATCCCGCGACCGCTGCGGTCCGCGAGATGCTTCCTCCACTGCTGCAACGGCTTGGCGCGCACTCGCTGCTCGATGCGCCCTGCGGCGATGCGGGCTGGATCGGCCGCATCAAGCTGGATCTCGACTACACCGGCATCGACATCGTGCCGTCGCTGATCGCGGCCAATCGCCAGCGCGTGGCTGGCGGCGAGTTGTCGGGCCGGTTTCTCGTTGCCGACATCACGCGCGATGCACTGCCGCGCGCGGATGTCGTTCTGTGCCGGGACTGCCTGGTGCATTTGAGTTTCCGTAATATCGTCCGCGCCGTCGCGAACTTTCGCGCCAGCGGCGCGCATTTCCTGCTGGTCACGACATTTCCCAAGTGGGAAGGCAATCGCGATTGCGAGGACGGCGACTGGCGGGCGCTGAACATGGAGAAGGCGCCGTTCGACTGGCCGGCACCGCGCGCGCTGATCAACGAGCGTTGCGAGGAGGGCGGTGGCGGCTGGCGCGACAAGAGCCTCGGGCTGTGGGCGCTGGATGAACTGCCCGATCGTGTCCTCACTGCCCCTGGGATATGA
- a CDS encoding bifunctional 2-polyprenyl-6-hydroxyphenol methylase/3-demethylubiquinol 3-O-methyltransferase UbiG: MNEDVSDGWAASAAAWIVEQGEDGDYGRRFVLDAPMRARIEGRGFRNALDVGCGEGRFCRIMQRAGIRTTGVDPTEALLARAMELDPHGDYRLGRAETMEVDASYDLVVSYLSLIDMPDLAGAIVKMVAALRPGGTLLIANLTSFNTAGPPDGWTRDADGALRFTIDHYMDERTTWVTWRGIRVQNWHRPLSTYMTLLLDHGLQLRLFAEPQPTGGDPDRIARHRRVPFFHIMEWQKPA, from the coding sequence ATGAACGAGGATGTCAGCGACGGCTGGGCCGCGTCCGCGGCCGCTTGGATCGTCGAGCAGGGCGAGGACGGCGACTATGGCCGCCGCTTCGTGCTGGACGCGCCGATGCGGGCGCGGATCGAAGGGCGAGGCTTCCGCAATGCCCTCGACGTCGGCTGCGGGGAGGGACGCTTCTGTCGGATCATGCAGCGCGCCGGCATCCGTACCACTGGCGTCGATCCGACCGAAGCGCTGCTCGCGCGTGCCATGGAGTTGGACCCGCACGGCGACTACCGGCTCGGCCGAGCCGAGACAATGGAGGTGGATGCCTCCTATGACCTCGTCGTGAGCTATCTCAGCCTGATCGACATGCCCGATCTGGCTGGAGCTATCGTGAAGATGGTGGCAGCGCTGCGGCCGGGTGGTACGCTGCTGATCGCGAACCTCACCAGCTTCAACACGGCCGGTCCGCCCGACGGCTGGACGCGTGACGCTGATGGCGCCCTGCGCTTCACCATCGATCATTACATGGACGAGCGGACGACCTGGGTGACTTGGCGCGGCATCCGAGTTCAGAACTGGCATCGTCCGCTCAGCACCTACATGACGCTGCTGCTCGATCACGGACTCCAATTGCGCCTGTTCGCTGAGCCGCAGCCTACGGGCGGTGATCCCGACAGAATTGCCCGTCATCGCCGGGTGCCATTTTTCCACATCATGGAGTGGCAGAAGCCGGCTTGA
- a CDS encoding outer membrane protein, translating into MKRILLGAVALLALAAPAAAADMQARTYTKAPAYAPPQVIYNWTGFYIGGHVGGAFAGDSSFQSSDARFLGGVQGGFDYQFAPNWVMGVEAQYSWLPTNNGGATFPLGTQVTSNTDQLGSVTGRIGYTWGPALLYAKGGYAWRNGGLGVNVAGVPQPFTATGNSKDGYTVGAGLEYMFAPNWSAKAEYQYYNFGSTTITSGPVDVVGVRGREDEHTVKVGVNYRFGWGGPAASRY; encoded by the coding sequence ATGAAGAGGATTTTGCTGGGTGCAGTTGCCCTGCTTGCGCTGGCCGCGCCGGCTGCCGCAGCCGACATGCAGGCGCGCACCTACACCAAGGCTCCGGCCTACGCGCCGCCGCAGGTGATCTACAACTGGACCGGCTTCTACATCGGCGGCCATGTCGGCGGCGCCTTTGCCGGCGACAGCAGCTTCCAGTCGAGCGACGCGCGCTTCCTCGGCGGTGTCCAGGGCGGCTTCGACTACCAGTTCGCGCCCAATTGGGTCATGGGTGTCGAGGCCCAGTATTCCTGGCTGCCGACCAACAATGGCGGCGCTACGTTCCCGCTGGGCACGCAGGTGACCTCCAATACCGACCAGCTCGGCTCGGTGACCGGTCGCATCGGCTACACCTGGGGACCGGCGCTGCTTTACGCCAAGGGCGGTTATGCCTGGCGTAATGGCGGCCTCGGCGTCAATGTCGCCGGCGTCCCGCAGCCCTTCACCGCCACCGGCAACAGCAAGGACGGCTATACCGTTGGCGCTGGCCTCGAATACATGTTCGCGCCGAATTGGTCGGCCAAGGCCGAGTACCAGTATTACAACTTCGGCAGCACGACGATCACCTCCGGTCCGGTCGACGTTGTCGGCGTTCGCGGCCGGGAGGATGAGCATACCGTCAAGGTCGGTGTGAACTACCGCTTCGGCTGGGGCGGTCCGGCAGCCTCGCGCTACTGA
- a CDS encoding His-rich protein BRANT: MLKTISAALLAASVIAAPAFAAEAGKTTTTTPVIKADQSQTKVSTTAAKPDAGLKANVKASDVKASDVKADAKVDAKSKAMNANAAVTPDAHKSVRTHRHHHKHLSAKKSLTTQPDVTKPATMDKRS; this comes from the coding sequence ATGTTGAAGACCATTTCCGCAGCCTTGCTCGCAGCTTCCGTGATCGCAGCCCCGGCCTTCGCAGCCGAGGCCGGCAAGACCACCACGACCACGCCGGTGATCAAGGCGGACCAGAGCCAGACCAAGGTGTCGACCACCGCGGCGAAACCCGACGCCGGCCTCAAGGCCAACGTCAAGGCTTCAGACGTCAAGGCTTCGGACGTCAAGGCCGACGCCAAGGTGGACGCGAAGTCGAAGGCGATGAACGCCAACGCCGCGGTCACACCGGACGCGCACAAGTCCGTGCGCACGCATCGCCACCACCACAAGCATCTGTCGGCGAAGAAGTCGCTGACGACGCAGCCGGACGTGACCAAGCCGGCGACGATGGACAAGCGCAGCTAA
- a CDS encoding tetratricopeptide repeat protein, whose translation MRKLSTLLVPGLVAMTLAAGPALTSAYAAGGDSPSPPPASDTSTKKGKKKSSSVSDPKFLAAYRTAYTTIYDNHDYTGAIDQLKSLKRDDVADVANLIGYSYRKLGDYQSSKIYYELALKDDPNHVRTWQYYGLWQLEQGNREQAQYHLNKLASLAGTDSSEYRSLAAALDKPTGATLVY comes from the coding sequence ATGCGCAAACTCTCAACGCTTCTTGTGCCGGGACTTGTCGCCATGACATTGGCGGCCGGGCCGGCTCTGACCAGCGCCTATGCCGCAGGTGGCGACTCCCCTTCGCCGCCGCCGGCGTCGGACACCTCGACCAAAAAGGGCAAGAAGAAGAGCTCCTCCGTCAGCGATCCGAAATTCCTTGCTGCCTATCGCACCGCCTACACCACGATCTACGACAATCACGACTACACCGGCGCGATCGACCAGCTGAAGTCGCTCAAGCGCGACGACGTCGCCGATGTCGCCAATCTGATCGGCTACTCCTATCGCAAGCTCGGCGATTACCAGTCGTCGAAGATCTATTACGAGCTGGCGCTGAAAGACGATCCGAACCACGTCCGCACCTGGCAGTACTATGGCCTCTGGCAGCTCGAGCAGGGCAACCGCGAGCAGGCGCAGTATCATCTCAACAAGCTCGCCTCGCTCGCCGGCACCGACAGCTCCGAGTATCGCTCGCTCGCCGCCGCGCTCGACAAGCCGACCGGGGCAACCCTCGTTTATTAA